A segment of the Canis lupus baileyi chromosome 21, mCanLup2.hap1, whole genome shotgun sequence genome:
ggcagatgctcaactgctaagccacccaggcatcttagAACATTTACTATTTAGCTGCTATTTTCAATCTCAGGGTATAGAATCAAGGAATGATAACAAATAGAAGTGTGAAGTTTTAGGagattatttatgtaaataatcttatatatttttaggatAATCAATCCAAAAATCTTAGcagattgaattttatttaatataaattttatttatatttgaatttcatatgaAATGAATAGTACACATtactattttattcatgagggcGGTTTATTATTTAGGCTTGGAGCACTGAAGTCAGATTAATTGCCTGGTATGTATCCAAGCACAGTAAATTGTAGGTTGGCAACTAGAAGTATGTAGAAATACATCATAAACTGGAAGTGGCTACCTTCTTACAAGGGAATGTAGAGATTATAAATGTTCCTCTGATCAATGTGTGGCAAGCAGCTAAAGCATTTACAATTAAACTCAtcacactatttttttaagtaacagtCTTCTGAGTGCTGCAATCACATCCTTGTTCCTAAGGCTGTATATCATAGGATTAAACATCGGGGTCACAATGGTATAGAAAAGAGAGAACATCTTGTCAGTTCCTGCAGAATGATTGGATTTGGGCCTTAAGTAGGTGATGGTAGCCGATCCAAAGAATAAAAGCACAACAATGAGATGGGAAGAACAGGTGGAGAAAGCCTTGGCCCGTCCTCTGGCTGTTGGCAACCTCAGAATGGTGGAAATGATTTTGCTGTAAGAGGCAAGTATTAACAGAAAAGGAACTGCAACAAACAACACAGCTAGTACATAGACTGCTATCTCATGCACAACAGTGTCCCCACAGGCTAGCTTGAGGATGGGAGGTATGTCACAGAAGAAGTGGTTGATTTGGTTAGAATTACAGAAATGTAGAGAGAAAATCTGCCATGTTTGTCCTATTTGGCCTGGGACTCCACCAATCCAGGACCCAACAGCCAGTTGGATGCACATCTTGTGGTTCATGATGAGAGGGTAGTGCAGAGGGTTACAAATGGCCAcgtagcggtcataggccatcacagCCAGGAGGAAACATTCAGTGGCTCCCAGCATAAGGAAAAAGCACATTTGAGTGGCACAGCCCAACCAAGAAATACTTCTGTCCTGAGTCCAAAGGTTCACCAGAATCCTGGGGAGGGTGACAGACACATAACAGATTTCCAAGTAGGAAAAATTTGCCAGGAAAAAATACATGGGTTTCTGGAGTGCAGCATCAAGactggttattattattatgaggCTATTTCCAATTAAGATAATAACATAAATGATGGAGAACACCCCAAATAGTAACCCTTGGAGGTTTGGAAGGTCAGAAAATCCCAAGAGTACAAATTGTGTTATTCTGGAACCATTGTCTTCTGCTCTCATCTCTTCAATGTCATCTGTGGGAATGATTGAATCAGAAGTCCAAGTTACTCTGATTTCTTTGGTTCTTGTCTTCTTGCACACATGGCATGCCTGCCAATTTTTCCCatcctctgttaaaaaaaatctgtaattgcCAGCACTCTAGAAGTGTGGTGAAGtgtaattttcattattattaaatgtatttgtaagaaaaaaagtccccatggcctttttttttctgatatggaTTATATTGCTTTGCTTCTGAAGATAAGATATGTAATTATCATGTCCCTATCCATTGTAACACTCAAAAGTACAAAATCTGAATTTATGTTCACTTGTGACAAGGATTCCATTCTTTCACCTCCTATGTTTTCTCCCCACTTTTCCACTATTATCAATTCAAAATGAACCTCCTTGcacaagtaaatattttaagccacCTAAATTGGCATTAGGGCTGAATacagttcatttttaaagtagtGGGCTTTTTTTGGGTATTTCTAAATCTCTTTGAGCTTTGACATTCTGCATGCTTAGACtatttttctgtaaaacaaaattGATGAACCAAACACTAAATATCATAGGgtgttattttatctttaaactgTGTATTTCAGTGTAAGATCCCtgaaatcagcttttttttttcagattttgcagagtggagaaaaggaagtcaaatgcattttatttctctttttaaatttttattaattaattcattttttaagactttatttatttattcatgagagacacagagagagaggcagagacataagcagagttCTGGAGAAGCAGCTacatgcagggaaccctatgtgagactctatcctgggactccaggatcacaccctgctgAGATACCTAGGCATCCCACAAATCCATATTTTTAAGTTCAATAACATGATACTAACCTTCTATACCCAATCTACTCCAAAGTAACTTGGAAGCATTTTCTAAGTAGCAGCTTGAAAGAATATAGGTTAATTGCAAGCAGACTATTTGGCTTCCTGTCTATCTTAACTTTAATACGCCAAAGTCTTATGAGAGCTATGGAAAATCTCTCCTTGGCAtctcagaaacagaaacagattctctctctccctctgctggctcCCCTCAACCCTGCTCTTTCTATatatctcttaaaaaagaaaaagaaaaagaaaaaagaaaaaagaaaaagaaagaaaaggaaataagatgaGGAACAATAAATTTTTCTGAGAGATCCAGGattcctttctttgtgtgtgtgtatgtatgtgtgtgtcacacttttacatgtatgtatgtttctGTTGTACCTGAGAATAGAAAGTGGACAATGAAATTGTTCTTTAGACAGAGGTAAATATGGCATGTGGTACACATGAAGACACATTTGTGATTATTGCTAATTGTAAAGTGCTGCCTACgtcatattttaaattaacaaaacaaaacaagaaacacttAAATTCATAGATATACTTACCCAGGGATGGAAGGAATAGAAGCTTTCTGTAAaccaacatcaaaataaaataattaaaaagttatattgTGAATACTAAGTTCAGATAGATTCTTTcagctttgaaaagaaaatacttttggtCATTAAATTGTGGAGTTTATTTAATTGAGTGAGCAGggaaaagatcattaaaaatctctttttttttttttcctaaaaggttAGTTTTTTCCCCCCCTATATTCTTTAAATTAGAACCTCAAAGCCTACCTGAAATGAGCAGGTCTTTATTGGCCAAACAATAGGGAGctggtattttattttagcagATGCTTTTGGGACTTAAATCTCTGAAGCTATTACCCTTGGGCTTTGATGTTACACAAACATGTCGGTAATTATACTTCTGGTTCTGTGTAGCTCCCTGTGAATTCAGAAACAGGCAAAGACTGAGCTTTAATGTTTCACTGTCATCAAGTTAATCTATGCCAGAAAGAAAACTccaaattactattatttttttaaagattttatttatttaatatttattttaaagttttaattttttattcatgagagacacgtagagagaggcagagacacagaaagaaggagaagcaggctccctgcagggagcccaatgggggactcagtcccaggaccccgaaaccatgttatttgtttatttttcagagagagagaaagagagagagagaaagagcacaggcagggggaactggagagggaaaagcaagtcccctgctgagcagagaggatccaaggaccctaggatcatgacctgagccaaaggcaaatgcttaaactacaaagccacccaagtgctcccaaaattattgttatttatttttattggtgttcaatttgccaacatatataataACACCTAGTCCtcttcccatcaagtgcccccctcagtgcttgtcacccagtcacccccaccccccacccacctccctttccaccaccccttgttcatttcccagagttaggagtctttcatgttctgtattCTTCAGCTTCTCTGAATTTATAT
Coding sequences within it:
- the LOC140613396 gene encoding olfactory receptor 10AG1-like; translation: MRAEDNGSRITQFVLLGFSDLPNLQGLLFGVFSIIYVIILIGNSLIIIITSLDAALQKPMYFFLANFSYLEICYVSVTLPRILVNLWTQDRSISWLGCATQMCFFLMLGATECFLLAVMAYDRYVAICNPLHYPLIMNHKMCIQLAVGSWIGGVPGQIGQTWQIFSLHFCNSNQINHFFCDIPPILKLACGDTVVHEIAVYVLAVLFVAVPFLLILASYSKIISTILRLPTARGRAKAFSTCSSHLIVVLLFFGSATITYLRPKSNHSAGTDKMFSLFYTIVTPMFNPMIYSLRNKDVIAALRRLLLKKIV